The nucleotide sequence AAAGATAAATGGAAAATGGGTAGATGGATGGTATACAATTATTTAAGGCTTAAGTGGTATTTCAACATGGTTGTTATGACTATTTGTAGAGGGTAGATGTTCCTTAACCATCATTGACTTTCTTTAGTGAAAGGTGAGTGGGTATCACAAGCAAGTGGACATAAATTCATTTCCATATTATTATTAGTGCTTTTACTGTGCCTACATATTATTACACTACCACAAAACCCATCAACACACTAGTCATCTTTTATCATGCTACATAATAATAgaaaatgtgtatatatatatttaagtggATTTACATATAACTATATAGAGTGACGGAACCAGCCTATTAAATTAGAGGTATCCAAAAAAAATTACcatgcaatcatacaatattaaaaaaaaacgacaataaataaataaagtaaacaaATACCTAACATatttgtcctcttcttttttttcatagcttgaaatcattcaatcacatcgtccacttttactttataaaaaaaaaatatttttcgaCTGCACAAATCATGACATTATTAAAAAATTTTgggcccattcgattgcgtaTAAAACATGCCCATTGCCACCTCCACAATCAACATATAAATGGGCcggttttattattattttgggtCTTGTGCTAATTGTCTAGCTTAATAGGATATTAACAGTTATGTTTGAGCTTGTAAAAAGAATTAGATTTACACTGTAATACTATCCTATTTTTATGGTTAGGTGTATCCTCGTATTTTTTTAGGGGTATTCTTTatataaaaacgaaaaaaaataaCACTACGAATACGGGGTTGAGTCGTATCCCGTGCTACGGCTGCTTATATTGTGGTTCCGCCCCTTACATACATGGATtgatcttcttttttttttttttttttttttttgcattataCTAAATTTGCACATTTACTAATTTAATTAttcataaaatataataatatactGTTTTTCAAAGAAATAAATTAAATATTACATGGATTGATCTTCTAACTTTTTATCATCCCCAATTTTGAGGTTTCATTGTTCGCAAACTTGCTAAAAGATATCTTTTTTTTCTTACAGTAAAACATCAACTTTTAGATTTAATTTAGACATTGGCTAGACAAAGACATTAAGACAACCTACTCTTTTCAAAAAAGAAGTTAAAACGATCTTTACCGCACGACATTTAACAAAGTTATAAATATCTTAATTCAAGGTTTTGATTGGAAAACCCGTAACCCGTCCCAGAGTATTCCCTAAAACAGGTTGACCTGATTAGTGGCCATTTGGGTTGACTGTTAGCCTATTTTTAAGGCAGGGGTGGACCTACCCTTTGGCTAAGGTGGGCGGCCGTActccttgaaaaaaaaaaaattagtctatattttaggcaaaaaaacccgaccgcaccccttaaAAATATAgttgaacacctcatccgcaccccTAACAAATAATTTATGAGTCCGCCGCTGATTTAAGGTTGACATGAGGCTAAGATCATGAAAGTTATTATTAACTATTTAAAAACTTTAAAGAATACTTTGTATTATTAAATAAAAGTCCTATTTAGATACGAACATTTCTTAAAAAAACTACTTGTACTAGTTATAAGAAAAAAAGTTGTAGATGTGCATAAACTAATCCAAAGGTATATATACCTTTGGACTTTAGTTGTGTTGGCGAACATTTAAATGTCATTTTATAGTTTTTATAGATTTTTCAGTTTCGATGAAGGTACAAATACTTTGATACAAACAAAAACTATAATCTTTATATTTGAGCCTAGTTTCTACCCGTTGTTAAACcccctaaaaaataaaaacttcaaTTTCTTGTTGTAATTAGTTTCATCAAACATTCgcttatataatatattaaacttgATGTAGCAACAACATTACATTTATAGAGGTGATGTGATGGTAAACATTTGAGCCCCTTAAACTACACATGCGCGCCTTGAATTTAAACATAAAATGTCATAGTAACATTACCTACTTTTGAGCTCAAAAAATGTTACTCCTGCATTAGCTGAATACAATTTATACCATATGGTCCATATGAAATATAATTGGTTTTGTAATGTGAAACTAATGCAGTTTAATAATAGGTTACAACTTACAAGTAACAAAAAAATCAAATTGTGATTAATAATTTATATTGATGGTTTTAAAAAAGCAAACTAAAATAAAAGATAAGATTTATTTCTAGTCGACAGCAGTCTAATTTTATTCTACTATATTACCATTATAATTGCAATTGCTCAACCTCAGGGGGCAAGGTTTTGTTTTTGGTagattagggtttgcaattcagaaaggggtggcggcgcagcttgttacccatctaccttctgttttgatgtaacttgacAAGTATAAATGAAATAAACTGAGattagtttttgaaaaaaaaaaaatatataatcagatCTAGTAAATTTCCAAATGAATATATACACTAAGATGAAAATTCATAAGTAAATTTCCAAATGAATATATACACTAAGATGAAAATTCATATTCTATTGAATTAAGTGTTAATTTATAACATTGGTTTAGTCCTCAAAGCAAAAGAGCTTCATAATCCCATGAATGATATTGTTCACTGCTATCtaaaataagaaaattatatagAAATTGGAAAGAGTGGCCGGCTGGAATGTTGATGGTGGTGGTCAGCTGGGATGAAGATGATGGGGGCTAGTTGTGGTGGCTAGGATTAGAAAGAGTAATTTAATAAATAAGTAATGGATTGGATTTTTGTagataatataataaataaataatagataCTGATATGTAAAATTACTGAATTACCCTTACTTTTAACAGCAGAAATGAACAGAGTTAACGTTGGGGAGTATATTAGATAATCAATAGAAACACcagggagtaaaatgactatttttaaatgattggggtaaaaccgttaaaacgaccaaaccacagggagcaaaacgaaagtttactctcTTTTAAATTAACAAGCTAATTAAACTTTTATGTTTGTACATGATCCGTAAGTGAACGAAAAAGAGACTTGTTGATGTGTTGatatttgttcatttaactaaatagACAAAATCTTATTCATTCGCACATTTAATAAATAGAGGGTTATAATCAAACATCATGCGGACAATTCATGAATGGTTCACTAAATGTTGAGCTCATTTACAACACTACAAGGCACTCATAGAAACAAACATGAGGCGCTAAGTTTGTATTAACAATCCCTCTCTTCTTGTAAATGGACATTCCTGACAATTGTGAATGGGACTACAGATTACTCTCTTCTTATCCACGTAACTAATCTctcttcccccccccccccctaaaaaaaaccAACCGAAGAGAAACAGTGGAGACTAGCACCACCACCAGTCCCGCCGCTGAAAACCCAGTTGACACTATCAGCGCCATCAGTCCCATCGAACAGAATCAAGCAGAAACTACTCAACTAGCAGCACTACCTAAGAGAATCAAGTTCACAACTGAAGCAGACAGTTGTATTGAAGAAGTTCTTATACCCTGTTGGACGAATGCGCTGGGTTATATGTAAAAAATGTATCCGCTGGGACTCCTAACAGGGCAGATAATAAAGTTTCTTGAAGACCAAAAATACCCGTGATGCCTAAATCTATTGTCATCTGTGTATATATCATAGGTGTTGAGTTACGCAGGAAAGAGTTCATAAATTCATGATAGTTGTACATCAATTCGAGTCCTTTCATATGTTTTAATACTGCAAAAGACCGACTTTTTGTCCATTGAAGTACCTAGAATATAAATCTTTAGTTTCTAGCTTATCCTAACCATGGGAATTGCAGTCAATAAAAGAAATCAAAACTTGATACAAACAGTTGTGATTATCCCTAAAAGGAAGCTTACTATTGCTTTAACCAAACAACAAAAAGATATTACTTCATCACGCATGTATAGTTGGCGTTTAGTGCCGATGATGGCGTTTCTTTAACTCGAACCATGAAAGATCTTCTTTCTTTTAGCTGACGGGGGCGTGAGAAGCTTTTTAACAGAACCGACAGGATCTTCCACCTGCACGGTAATCAACGATTAGCAGCAGATCACACTTTTTTGTTGCATAATCAATCAATTTAGAGATGTTTTAAATTACAAGAAAACGGGGCTGCAAACAAACGAACACGACCTTGTTCGTGATCGTTTGTAAAGAAAATATGTGTTCATGAACACCTACCGAAcgggattttatgttcgtgttcgttcgctaaggaaatgaatatcttcgtgttcgtttgttaattttaggtaacgaatgcaaacgaacgttcatgaacacaaactaatgttcatgaacacaaatgaaaataaataaacacaaacaagcgttcatgaacataatatatgATACACTaaaacttattaaatattttatttgtcgaaATTTGAggtatttaaataaaattaaaaaactaaagacactaatgaactatcgtaCATAAACGTACACattaccaaacgttcacgaacataaatgaacgaacgtgccctctgttcatgttcgttcatttattaaacaaacgaacttcccgttgAACTGTTCACTGAACGTTCAGTTCATTTGCAGCCATATGGGTGCATCAAGCATTCAAGCTATATACCAAAAATGAAGACCTCGAAGGTTACCTCAATAAGTGAAGATGAAGCTTCGGTTGTTTCAGACGAATAAACAAACTCTTTCTGGCGTTCTAGAGCAGAAAGCGTTTGTTTCCATCCAGGTGTCAGCTTCCCATTAGACGAAACCCAAGGACAAAAATATCTATGCTGCTTTATTGGATCAAACTTGATTTCTTTTCCGTCAACGTTTTCCGGTTGATCAGAAACTGCAGATTTCATAGCACTATCTCCAGTTGCCTCAACTAATCGATTAGTTGTAGAACTATGTTGACCACCGTTAACCACTCCAAATGCAGATGAAAAACGTGTCCTCAGGTTTTGTCCAACAACAGGGAAAGAAATTGTCGGCCGGAAATTCTGCTCGGCGGGTGGTGGCCCACCTGCAATTGTCAAACTCAAAACATTTTTGTTCGATGACGTGACACTACTATTACCATTACCGCTACTTGCTGTTTGTTCTCCCTTTTCAACACGAGAAGTTTCCAGAACATGATGATCACTTGGTTCCGCATGTCCAATAAGTCTAACAAACTCTGTGGGCCGTTGAGTCATCTTAAAAGCCCACAGACCGACCCTGGCCCCACAAAACCTACATTCTAGAATCACAGACGTATGATCGTATTTCTCACTGTCGTTAACAAAACCTTCGTTTTCCTCCACATTCTCAGATGTTCTAGAAGAATATACTGTAATACCAGCGTTTGGTGCATCGTTACAATCGACTATGTAAGGTAGTAACCTAGGCTCCCAACCACATAAACTTATAAGCTTTTGCGCCTGAAAATAGCAATTAAAAATCAACACTTTTTAACATTATTAAAACAACTTTGTAACCTGTATTCTAAGCAGTCAATAGCGGTGCTATACTGCTATAGCGATTAGCGGACCTCAGGGTGTGTAGCGGTCCAAATAGCGGTTGCCTATAGCGATACTATAGCGGTGGCCTATAGCGGTTATAGCAGTAACGGCGTTTGATTGTGTTAATTCTTAAATTAAATACTTCAAAGTTACTATTAGTATTTGATTTGCAACAGGTTTTTGATAATGGAATGATATTACTATGaattttgatattactattaatatttttcaaagatatatttatatatatataaatacataaattATGCATCGTATAAAAATTACCGCTATACCACCGCTATAACCTATATATCATATAGCGGACCTTGACCGCTATTCGATTTTGGACAGCTATAACTGCATAGCCTGTATTAGCATAACTACATAAGGCGGTGGTACGGTACCTGATAGTACAAGATGGGAGAAACTTGTTCAGATTCATCGAGAGTTGGAGGGCATTTTAGGAAATGTTCCAGCACAGGGGTGCTCATGTAATCAACGACTGACGATGAGATCACAGGGAGTTCCGAAAGTTGCAATAAAGAAGCACATCGGTTTTTGTAGTTATCAACCAAGTCCACAGGGGACGCAGGGGGGAACTGTGCTAGTTTTTCATCGCATGCGTTGTCAACCCACGGGCAGAGTAACTTGTGTCCGCTATTCAGCTTTAAGCTGAAAACCGAGGCTGCTTTCTCAACTATATTGCATATAATATAGTAAATTTTGGATTATTTTTCAAATTTGGGTCCTGAAAAGAATAATGATGGTGTGATAAAAAGCAAGTATTACCTTGTTCTTGTGCCCAAGACGATGGAGTAGAAAAGAAGAGGCGGGCTCCACATGATTCACAAGCAATGGTGTCCGTATCTACATTGATCCAACCTCTCCTGGCACAATTTACTGCACTGACTACCTGATGAAAATAGATAACATGACCCTCTTAAAACAATTCAACAAAAAGgtaaaaattcattgtaaaaaAATGATAAAGAAAACTGCAGCATGGTTATTCTTCATTCGTCAATGCTAAGTTAATTACATTCATTTTGTATGGTTATGATTAATTGATAGTCTAACTAGTATAACTGGTGCTATTATACATATTCGCCGCTTATTTAATGTATTTAAGACAGTATATAGCCAATTTGGATAAACCGTGAGGGGAGATTTAGGATATTGCTAAACAAACATCCACTAAAGACATGACTAATCATCAGTGAGGTATTTGCACTAAATGAAACATGGTATAAGAATATAAAAAGAATAAATGCCCCAATTGCATAACCAATAAGAAAGTAAAAGAAGCTCATGAGAACATATCTAATGAGAAGACAAAAATTCACGACTATTTGTCTATATCACACTATCTTACAACAAACAAACAGGCAAGTAAACACAATTAAATGAACATTTAGTAGTCGTATCGTATCTAACCTCAGGTTTAGCAAACCACGTCATGGACTTAAACGTAGCAAGCCGTTTAAGCAAGTCCTCTCTATCCCACGGTCTGCAAACCGGCGGATCCACAGCCCTACCAGAAGCAATTTTCAACTCCTCAGCCATACTTCTTTTAGACTTCAAATCAACTAAATCCAGCTTTGTAGTCATAGTATACGGGCGTTTCCTAGCATAACAAAAAAAGTAATTACTAACTAAATTTCCACTCTTCTTCTAACCCAAATTTAAATGACAAAATTAGCATGAAGACAGACATTAAGTTAGTTTCTAATTTACAAACAATACTTTCAATAGGAATCTGTATATAATGATGAACAGAACAgattaataaaccctaataaCTGAATTTTTATGTGTGAATAATAAACATCTTGTTTCAAAGTTGATGAGTAAAATTGGATATGAAGAATGAATAAGAAGATTATAAACGCAACTCAGCGATTGGATTGGATTGGATTGGATGGGAAATTGTTGTTATACCTAGATGATGATGAAGGGGGTTTGGAATTGGGAGGAGAAGGAAGAAAGAGTTTATCCATGACGGCATGAAATCGCTTCTCTGATTCTTCCGCCATTCGATTGTAAACTGGAAATTCCTCTTCTTCGCTCGCTGCTATCAATCACCCGATGAATTCCGTCTGCTTGCTACTGtgaaaataaagaaataaaaagttaaaaataggAAAACAATAGTGCTCCGTATcatattttttttgaaagaaaaaagtttatattgtcttttttgtattttcaaaaatgatttaTGAAAATTACCAATGTTGATTAGAGTGTAAGAAGTGGTTAAACACCTTAGAGTAACAAACTAAAAAAACAACCAATTAGAGTGCGTCATGTCAATCAGtgaaaaatgtttaaactttgctgaaaagtgttggcaatggtttagacacttgCTGAAGtagtaaactttttttttattttctgttttttttaatttaagataaaatggaaaaaacatcaaagttttataaataaaaataaagcattACATTTAAaataaaatctaagtttaaaCAAACTAAAAATCACAAGGCCATCCATATTTTTTTGTGATCTCACGTTTTCTAGCGAGTGTGATTTCCAACATCGCAGGGTGAACATTGTCGGTAGGCCGATTAAACGTCTCCAAGTCCTTGTCGTACATTGTTTGTCGCAACGCCTCTCGTTGCTCATCCGCCAAGGTCAAGTATTTTTCTTCTCGTATACGTTTAATTTCCA is from Helianthus annuus cultivar XRQ/B chromosome 9, HanXRQr2.0-SUNRISE, whole genome shotgun sequence and encodes:
- the LOC110879614 gene encoding nuclear-interacting partner of ALK; the protein is MAEESEKRFHAVMDKLFLPSPPNSKPPSSSSRKRPYTMTTKLDLVDLKSKRSMAEELKIASGRAVDPPVCRPWDREDLLKRLATFKSMTWFAKPEVVSAVNCARRGWINVDTDTIACESCGARLFFSTPSSWAQEQVEKAASVFSLKLNSGHKLLCPWVDNACDEKLAQFPPASPVDLVDNYKNRCASLLQLSELPVISSSVVDYMSTPVLEHFLKCPPTLDESEQVSPILYYQAQKLISLCGWEPRLLPYIVDCNDAPNAGITVYSSRTSENVEENEGFVNDSEKYDHTSVILECRFCGARVGLWAFKMTQRPTEFVRLIGHAEPSDHHVLETSRVEKGEQTASSGNGNSSVTSSNKNVLSLTIAGGPPPAEQNFRPTISFPVVGQNLRTRFSSAFGVVNGGQHSSTTNRLVEATGDSAMKSAVSDQPENVDGKEIKFDPIKQHRYFCPWVSSNGKLTPGWKQTLSALERQKEFVYSSETTEASSSLIEVEDPVGSVKKLLTPPSAKRKKIFHGSS